Part of the Natronobacterium gregoryi SP2 genome, TTTGCTGGCGCGAGTCCTCGGAATCACGGATCGGGATGGCGACTCGAGTGGCGACGAACTCGCGGTCGTACGGTTCTCGCTCGACGCCTGACTGAAGTCAGAATCCTGGACTTACAGTCGATCTAACCTCCGGCGAGGGCGTTATACGCGTCGAACCCGTAATAGAGTCGAATAGCCAGCCGACCAGTTCGCCCCTCGATGCACCTATGAAAACAAACGCATCACCGAAAGCGCCGCTGCCAGTACCGTCCACCGATCACCTCGAGAAGCGGTCGCTCCGGGCACGCACCGAGCCGATGTCGGTGCTCCCGCTGGGCGACGGCCTCTACGAGATCGAGTCCGCAAGCGACAGCACCTACCTCGTCGATCTCGAGGCGGGCCGCTGTACCTGTCCCGACCACGTCTTCCGTGGCGTGCGGTGTAAGCACGTCCGCCGGATCGCCATCGAGATCACCGAGGGTCGGACGCCGCCGCCGGGAGAAATTTCGCTCGAGTGTCACGACTGCGATGCGCCGGTGTTCGTCGAGGAAGACGAGGCCGTCGAACCCGCCTACTGTGACGAGCATGCGATCTGGCCGGGAGATGTGGTTCGCGACCGCGAGACGGGCGACCGCCTGACGGTCGTCGACGTCTCGCCGTACCGTGCGGACGCGGTCTCGATTTCCGAGGCCGTCACCACCGTGGCCGACTATCCGACCAACGAGGGTTACGACCCCGACGTGCCGGTCGTCGGGGCGGTCTACCCGCACGCCACCGTGAAGCGAAACGGCGTCGTCCCCTCGTCGCTGACCGTGTACGTCTTCCCGCGAACGCGGCTCACGACGGCGAGCGACCGGTCGTAACTCGAATTCGAAACGAGACGGTTAGCCAGTCGCCTGGAAACCGTCGACCACCGACGATCCGTTTGTTTACACCGGTTTTACGGGGTATGTCACCAAGTATCTCGGTATGGGTTCGGCTCTCGACTACAGCAAGTTCGAGGAAGGACGAGGCGTCAACTACTGGAAACTCGACCGGGCCATTCGGCGGGAACTCCGGCGGATATACACCGACGAGGAGTTCGAGTGGGCCGAACCGCGACTCACAGCGTTCGGCGAAGTCGTCGGCCACACGATCGCCGACAACGCCGACTACGTCGACGACCACGGTCCCGAACTCGAGTCCTACGACAAACACGGCGAGGTCCAGAACCGCGTGCGATATCCTGCGGAACTGCTCGAGACCGAGCGCCTGGCCTACGAGCACGGGATCGTCGCCGATGCGTTCGAAACACCGCCGGATCGGGACGAGCCGATGCCGCTTTCCCACAACCTCGCGATGCAGTACCTGCTGTCCTATGCCGACCCCGGCTTCGACTGCCCGGTCGCGATGACCGCCGGTGCGGCGCTCGTCCTCGAGAAGTTCGACGACGGTTCTCTCGCAGCGTATTACGAGGCGCTGACCAGCCGCGACTACGAGGGGCTGATCGAGGGTGCGATGTTTCTCACCGAGAAGCAAGGCGGCAGCGACGTCGGTGCTGCCGAGACACTCGCCGAGTACGACGATGAAGCCGACTGCTGGCGACTCACCGGCGAAAAGTGGTTCTGTTCGAACATCGACGCCGAGGGAACGCTCGCGCTGGCACGCACTCCCGACGCACCCGAAGGGACCGACGGTCTCTCGATGTTTCTCGTCCCCCACGCCGACCCCGACCGCTCGGACGGCCCCTGGACCAAGGGCGACCGACTCGAGGATGGCCCGCTCTCCCCCGGCGAGGTCAACGACCAGCGCTACCGTCGGCTCAAGGACAAACTCGGGACGATATCGGTACCGACGGGAGCGGTCGAGTTCGGCGGCGCGAAGGCCTCCCTCGTCGGCGAGGAGGAACGCGGTTTCGAGCAGATGACCGAGATGCTCAATCTCGAGCGGCTGTCGAACGCCGCGGCCTCCTGTGGGATCATCGCGCGGGCGCTGCTCGAGAGCAAGATCCACGCCGCCAACCGCGAGGCCTTCGGCGAGACGATCGACCAGTACCCGCTGATGCGCGAGGACCTGGTCGACATGACGGTCGACCACGAGGCAGCGACGGCGTACGTCTTCGAGGTCGCGCGGCTCTTCTCGGAACGCGAACGCGCTGAAAGAGCGGGTGACACTGCCGACGATACCTACCGCCTCATGCGCCTGCTTATTCCCATCGCCAAACTCCGGACCGCACGGATGGCCGTCGACACGGCCTCCTACGCGATGGAGGTCCAGGGCGGCAACGGCTACGTAAACGACTTCGTCACGAACCGACTGCTGCGGGACGCCCAGGTGTTACCGATCTGGGAGGGCACCGAGAACATTCTTTCGCTGGATGTCCTGCGGGCACTCGAGCGCGAGGACGCCCACGAACCGTTCCGGGCGGCCGTCGAGGAACGACTCGAGTCCGTCTCCCATCCTGCTCTCGAGGACGCCGCCGAGACGGTCGAAGCGGAGTTTCGCGACCTCGAGACGGCGCTGGTGACGCTCGCTGGCGAGGACGCCGAGTACGCACAGCTGTCGGCAAAGCGTCTGTCTCACTACGTCTTCGACGTGTTCACTGCGGCGCTGTTGCTCGAGGAAGCACAGATCGAAATCGAGGACGGCGACGGACGGCTGGCGCTGGTCGCAAACCGATTCGTGACGAACGAACTCGAGAAGCGGGAGGCTCGTGGCATGACGGGCGGTGATCGGTTCGTGCTCGAGGCGTTCGACGCGGTCGTCCACCACGAACCGACCGACTACGAATCCCTGCTCGATCGCCAGGAGGAGGTCTGAACGAGCGTCGTCTCGTCCCGCCTCGAAGCACTGGGAGTGATCGGAGAGAGAGGGAGAGAGCGGTGGCCCGACCGTCGCTTCGCTGCGCCGTTTGTTATCAGATATCGAAACAACACACTTATTCCTCCGCATAGAAGTCCCGACTATGGCGATACTTGCTGCGATCGATGAGACGGAACGGTCGGAACGGGTGGTCGAAGTCGCCAACGATCTCGCGACGACGTACGACGATCCGCTCGTCGCGTTACACGTCGTCCCAGACGACGAATACAGGGCTCACAAAGAGAGTCTCGAGGACATTCCGGGGATGGAAGACTTTTCGCTCAGTCAGCAAGCCGACAGCGCAAAGCGATTTGCACAACAGTTCGTCATCGAAACAGTCGACGTCGATACGGAGCGGCTCAGGCCCCGTGGTCGCGTCGGCGCAGTGACCGACGAGATTCTGGCCGAGGTCGACGACCTCGAGCCGCGGTATCTCGTCATCGGCGGTCGTCACCGGTCTCCGGCCGGAAAAGTCGTCTTCGGGAGTACTGCCCAGCGACTCCTGCTAGACGCAGGCTGTCCCGTCGTCTCGCAGATCGTCGACGGTAACTGACGACAGCAACTCGGCTGTGGCCTGCTGGCCGAGACAGTTACTCGAGCAACTCGGCTGCTTCTTCTACCGCCATCGTCTCTTGTTTGACCGCGTTCAGCACGCGGAGGACGTCTTCGTCGGGGCCGTCGTCGTCGCTGCTGAGTTCGTTCAGGGTGACCTTCTCGCTCTCGCCGACGAACTCGGGGAAGTCGGTGCCTTCGGCGATGGCTGTCTCTTTCTTGACACGGTAGTTGCCACCGTCGGTGACGTGGAGGTCTGCGGGATGGAAGAAGTACCAGTTTTCGCGGTCGAATCGGACGCCGATGCGCGGTTTCGCGCCGAAGTTTTGGGCGAAGTAGGTCAGTGCTTCGACTTCCTCGCCGGTGAGGTAGATCGGATCGCCCGAACTCGATTTCGCCTCGATCGCGTAGAACGTTTCGCCGTCACCGGCGAGTACGTCGGGGAGTTCACGTTCTGTCGCGGAGCCGCTCGCGGGCGCTCGCATCACTGCGAACCCGGCCTCGTCGAGTGCGTTGACGAGTTCTCGTTCGCGGCGGTCGCCCTTCGCCTGAGACATATCCCACTCTCGTGTGCGGCCGCTAATAAAGAACCGGACGGCGCGACGAGAGTCACAGTGGGGCGAACGCGACGACGTCGACGAGCATCGAGGTTGCGATCTCTTCGTCGAGGCCGTACACCATCGACGCATAAAGGAGGACGAACTGGAACGCGTTGAGCGCGGCATGAGCGAGCGTCGGGACCAGGAGGTTGTCGGCCTTGACGTACACGTAGCCGAAGATCACGGACCCACCGAACATGATGACGAGCGACGCCAGAGTCGCGACCGTCGATCCGGCGAGTGCGTACATCGGGAAGTGAACGAGAGCGAAGATCACACTCGCGACCAGCACCGCCTGCATCGGGGAAAACGCCTCGTACAGCCGCTTCTGGATGACGTTTCGGAAGAGAAACTCTTCTGCGGGTGCATTGAACAGAAAGACGATAGCGATCATGATCAGCACCATCGTCGGATCGCCGCCGACGATGTCGACGACCTGGCTATCCGCAGCGGGAACGCCGAGTAACCCGTAGAGGAAACTGACGACGTACAGGAAGGCGATGCTCCCGACGCTGCCGACGAGGACGTAGATCCAGTCCCGTTTCGTCGGCACACGTAGGTCGATCCACGACAGTCCGCGATCGGTCCACAGCAGATAAATGAGGCCTGCAAGCGCCATCCCAACGAAGTTCAACGCCATGAAGACCGTTCGTCCCAGAAGCGAGGTTTCACCGTACTCTCCGGTCTGGACCGCCTCGAGCAGCGCGGGGTCGGCTACGAACGCTGGGATCGTCGTCACCTGGGGAACGACGGCGAGGCCGAAGACCGTCAGTCCAATCGCGACGAGCATGGACCGGACCGGTGCACCGTCGCGCTCGACGTCGACAGGGCGGGTGGATGTCTCCATGCACAGCGGTAGGTGATCGTGCTCCTTGGGCGTTCCTCTCTTCGCTGGCTGAAATTTGTAGCTCGTTTGGTTGGGTTGTGTCGTCTCGACGTACCTGTCTCGGCGAACGGGCAGACGGCTTCCGTACTGTTGTGTCGACACAGCCACGGCACCTCTCGTGGCCGCGCCGGAGAAGGCGTTCAGGGGCTGCTCATTCGCTCTCGAGTGAGGTCGGTTCCTCCTCGAACAACTGTGCGAACAGTCGCCCCTGGCCGACCCGGAGATGTCGATTGACCGTCGGCTGGCTCACCTCGAGCATCTCGGCGACTTCTTGGCCGGTGCTCTCGCGGGGCCACTCGAAAAAGCCCGCGAAGTAGGCAGTCCGGAGCACCTCGAGTTGACGGTCGGTGAGTGATTCGAAGAGTGCGTCGACGAGTTCGCGCCGGCTGTACATCGGTCGCTCGACGTGGCGCCGTCGCAGGAGGTCAGCCTCGCCGTACTGCTCGGTAAGCATTTCGGCGAACTCGCGAACGTCGGCCCCGGTCGGGACGTCGACGGTGACGACCGTCTCGTCGCCGTTCGCGCGGATGGAGCGGGGACTCCCGCCGTAGCGGACCAGTTGTGAGGCGACGGAACTGCCGGTGACGAGTGTCTCGAACCGACAGGTATCGCCCTCATCGTCGCCGTCACGTTCGCCGACGCTGAGCAACCGGTACTGTGAGACCGAGACGAGACCCTCGAGCACTGCCGTCACTGCCTCGGGTTCGACGCCGCGGGTCTCGAAGAACAGCAACGTCTCCTCTCCCGAGTGAGTGCCCAGTCCTTCGTACTCGACGCGTGCATCGGTCACCGACGCGATCCGAGAGAGGACGTCGCTCGAGTCGTTCACCTCGAGGGTGAGTTCGACGGCCGTCTCGGCGTGTAACGCCTCCCGTGTCTCCGTCGCGGTGATCGCGTTCGCGATTGCCTCGCCGAGTTCGGAGAAGACGGTGCGCTCGAGCGACGTGAACGCGTCTGGCGCGGTCGCGTAGACGGTTAGGACGCCATAGGAGTACTCTTCGACCGCGAGCGGGACGCTGATAGCCGACTGGAAGCCGGCGTCGAGGGCCTGCTTGCGCCACGGCTCCTGTTGCAGTTGGTCGACGACGTTCTCGACGACGGTCGTCTCTCCCGTCCGCACCGTCCGGGCGGCCGGCTCGCTCGAGGTTGCACTCCCGAGCGAGATTGCGTCCAGGTAGTCTTCGTGACTGCCGGCATAGCTTCGGGGATCGAGCGGCCCACCCTCGGCTTTCGCAGTGGCGATCCAGGCGAAGGCGATGTCGTCGTTCTCGACCAGTCGCTCGGGAACGGTCCGCTCGATCTCGTCGCGACTCGCCGCCCCGATCAGCGACTGGTTGATGCGTCGTATCGTCTCGGTGACCGTGATCTGTCGTCTGAGATGTCGGTTGCGCGCCTCGAGTTCGGCGTCTCGCTCTCGGAGACTGGCCTCGCTCTCGAGGCGGTCGAACGCCGCCTCGGCCGTCGCGACCAGCGTCTCGATCAGTCGGCGCGCCTCGGCGTCGGCCAGCCCCGATCTGGACGCGACCGTGAACACCCCGTGGTCACCGATCGGGACGACGACGGCACTCTCGATGCCGTTCTCGAAGACGTCGGAGCGGTCGAACGCTTCGGGGTCGTCGACGACCGTCTGTGCGCCGGTGGCGAACACGTTCCAGAGCACGGAGTCGCTGTTCCCGGCGTCCGTCGACGGGTCGTCGCTCGAGAGCTGATCGAACGCATCGGTGTGACTGATCGGAACGAGCCGGTTCACGTCGGAGTCGAGCCCGTAGAGTGCGATGGCAGCGGCCTCGAGAACGTCCTCGGCGGCAGCAACGACCTGGTCGGCAACCTCGTCGACGGTCTCTGCGCCGAGGAGTCGCCGGGTCGCCTCGTGGAGCGACTCGAGTGCCAACTCCCGGCGTTTCAGGCCGGTGATCTCCTGGAGCGCGCCCTGGTACTTGACGAGTTCGCCGTCGTCGAAGACGGGCGCACCGAAACCACGAACCCATCGCAGGTCGTCCGCCGTCGGCTGCATTCGCGCCTCGAGGTCGTAGACGGTCTCGTTCTCGATCGCCGTCTCGAGGGTCTTCCAGACGTCGTCTCTATCGTCGGGGTGATACTGGTCTATCGCGGCCGCGAGGTCGGGCTCTGCGTCCTTCTGCATGCCGTGGATTCGGTACAACTCTTCCGTCCAGGTCGCTTCCCGTGGCTCGGTCCGGAGATCGAGTTCCCAGCCGCCGATGCTTGCCATCTGCTGAATTCGTTCGAGGAAAGCCTGCGTCCGCTCGAGGTCTTTCTCGCGTTCCTTCTGGTCGGTCACGTCCTGTATCGACCCTCGAACCGCGACGACCCCGCCGTCTTCGACGACGGGTTCACCGATCGCTCGCACCCAGCGCCGTTCGCCGTCGTCCCTGACGAGTTGCAGTTCGAGGTCGTACGACTTGCCCTCTTCGATCGCCCGTTCGAGCGCTTGCTCGACGTGCGACCGGTCGTCGGGAGAGTAATACCCGAGTGCGGCCTCGAGGTCGGGATCGAAGTCGGCGTCGAGACCGTATATGCGGGCCGTCTCGTCGGTCCATTCGAGTTCGGACGGCTCTTCGCTGACGTCGAGTTCCCAGCCACCCACGTCTGCGACCCGCTGGGACTGCTCGAGTAGCGCCCGCGTCCGCTCGAGTTCCCGTTCGCGCTCTTTCTGATCGGTGATATCCTGGACTGAACCGCGAAGCAGCACGCGATGGTCGTCGTGATCGGTGTGACGGCCAGCGACGATCGGTTCACCGATCGCGCGAACCCACCGCCTGTCACCGTCTGGCCGGTCTATGCGAAGCTCGAGATCGTACGACTCTCCGTCCTCGAGAGCGCGTTCGATCGCTCGCTCGAGTTTCGGACGGTCGTCGGGGTGATAGTACTCGACAAGCCTTTCGTAGTCGATGTCTGCTCCCGGGTCGACCCCGTGGATGCGTGCCGTCTGAGCGGACCACTGGGCGTCGTACTGGCCGTCGGTGACGCCGAGTTCCCAGCCGCCCACGTCTGCGACCCGCTGGGACTGCTCGAGCAGTGCACGCGTCCGCCGGAGTTCTCGTTTGCTTTCGACCTGTGGCGTGATGTCGATGACGACCCCCTCGAGGTGGTCGAGGTTTTCCTCGTCGAAGACGCCGTGGCCCTGTTCGCTCAGCCAGCGACGGTCACCGTCGGCAGTTTCGATCTGATAGGTCACCTGGTAGGGGTCGCGTCCCGACACCGCTTCCTGGATGGTGTGCCAGAGCTCGTCGTTGTCACCGACGAGAACGTCTTCCGCCCAGTGTACGTCGCCTTCGACCAGCGCTTCTGGTTCGTAGCCGGTGAGTTCGGTTGCGCCTTCGCTGACGAATTCGAACGGCCACGCCGGTTCGTTCCGACAGCGGTAGACGATCCCGGGAACGTTGCTCATCAGGCTCGACAGCTTTCGTTTCTGTTTGCGGAGTTCCTGCGCTCGTTCTTTCCGTTCTGTGACGTCTTCCTGGAACTCGACGAAGTTGACCACCGCTCCCTGGTCGTCTTCGATCGGGGCGACGCTCACCCGGTTCCAAAACTCCGACCCGTCTTTCCGGTAGTTGCGGAGTTCGACGGTCGTCGGTTCCGCAGCGGCGATCGCCTCTCGTAGCTCTCGAACCGCTTCGGAGTCTGTTTCCCTCCCTTGCAGGAACCGACAGTTCCGGCCGCGACACTCCGACTCCGCGTATCCGGTCATCTCCTCGAAAGCGTCGTTCGCGTAGACGATCGGATCGTCTGGATGGCGGGGGTCCGTGATAGTGATGCCGATCGGCGCAGCCTCGAGGACGCGCTCTTTGAACCGTCGTTTCCGCTCGTACTCCTCGCGTTCGAACACGCGACCCAGCCGTCGACAGACGAACTCGAGGAAGCTCCGCTCGCTCGGCGTGATCGCGTCACGGGGCTCGTGACCGACGAAACAGACCCCTCCCTGCAACTCGCCGTCGACTTCTATCCGGCCACCGACGTACCATTCGACCTCCTCGTCCGGACTGCCCGAATGATAGCCATCGTCGACGCTCGTGAACACGACCGACTCGTCGGTCGATTCGAACAGGCGCTCTCGGAGTATCCACCGGAACTGTGCCTCCGGGACGGCCGCCGACGCCGCGGATTCGGACTCAGACTCGCGTATCCGAACCCCGTCTCCGTCCTCAGCGACGCGTGCGGCGACGCCGGCCTCGAGCGCCAGTCGCTCACGGGCAACCTCGAGTACCGCTTCGATGATGTCGCCGCTTGGCGCGTCGCCGTCTGCTACGAGCCGGTCGATCGTTCTCCTGTCTCGTTCGGTGGCGACCAGTCGCTGCCTTCGCTCGTAGAGGAGCGCCGTCAGGTCGTCGACCGCCCCGGAGAGCTCGGCGAGTTGCTCGTCTCCGTCGACCTCGAGGTCGATTTCGACGTCGCGTCGCTCCAGTGCACCGGCCTCGTCGGTTTCGTCGATCGTTTCGACGACGCTCCGAATCTCCTCGGTAAGTCGATCGAGCACGGCCGATCGACTCGGTCCGCTTCCGGCCGTGAGTGCGAGCGTCTCCGGACCGACCGGATCGAGGGGCAGCGCCGTCTCCCACGTGACAGCGAGGGCGAAGCTCACGACGGCAATCGCCGCTACGAGCCACGAACCGACCTCCACGATCCGTCTCTCTCGGGGCGAAGCGACGGAACCGTCTCCACGGGACGAAACGAGGCCGCGAAACATACCCCCAGTAACGGTTGCGGTGGATTATACGTTTGGCCGACTTCGGTAGTGGCTTCGGTCGTTTACCGGTCCGGACTTTCCAGTACGGAACTGGCGGTCCGGACCCGACTTCGGCCAGGGGAGAGGAGAGAAAGGCAGGGGCAGGGGAGAGGGGGCAGGGGAGATGGGGAAGGGGGGGGGGGGTATACATGTAGCGTCCAGACCGAGTCGGTGCAACGCATATAACGGACAGAGGGATGCCTCGGTCGCGCCTTGATCTGGTATGGCAGAAACAACTCTCGATCACCACCGCGATTCCCCCAGCCTTCGAGTCGTCGACGCACTCGCCACCGTCACCGACACCGATCCACTCGAGCTCGAGCCGCTGTATCACGCTGTCGATCCCGAGGCACTCGACCGACTGTTCCAGGAGGAAGCGAACGGACACGCAACCGTCCGTTTCGACTACCAGGAACACACGGTCGAAGTCCGCGGCGACGGCACTGTCGCCGTCGACGGCACCGTCCATGGAAGCCGATAATCGGGCGCGGACGCCGCGCTTCGACCGCCCTCGCGTCGCTTTCAGTATCGGGCCGACGATCGTGCTTCGAAACGCTACCAAACGATGCTAGGTGCCCTATCGATAGCCGAGACACGAAACGTCTTCCCGACCGACGACGAATCGCTCACCGCCCTCGTTATCGGGGACGGTTTCGCCGCCGAGCGCCTCGAGACGGACCAGGAGACCTCACCTATCGTCGAAATCTCGACGGCGGTGTCTCTCTCCGCTGCACTCGAACAACTCGCTGACGTCGACTGTCTCGTCTGTCGACAGCCGCCGGAGGACGCCACTCTCGAGGAGACGATCGACCGCGTTCGACGCCGGCGCGCGGAGCTTCCGGTCCTCGTCGTGGCCGACGAGAGCTGGCTGACGATGGCGCGTGACGAGACGGCCGACCACCAGTGGACCGACGTCGTCGCCGACGGACCAACCGTCGACCAACGGCTTCGCTACAGACTCCCACGGCTCGTCGAACGAAAACGGCTGTCGACGCTGTCACAACGCTCGCTCGCCGGTATCGAACTCGCTGGCGATGCCATCGCGACTGTCGACCCCGACGGTGCCATCGAGTTCCCGAACCACTCGTTCGCCGTCGAGTTCGGGGCCGACCGCGACGGCCTGATCGGGCAACCGTGGCAGGACCTGTTCGAACCGGCCACCGCCGAGCGACTCGCGTCGACTGCGATACCGACGGTCGAGGACGGCTGGCGCTGGACCGGCACCTGTACCGGTCGCCGAACCGACGGCACGGAGTTTTCCGCGCGCGTCAGCATCGGCGGACTCGAGGACGGCAGTCTGGTGTTCGTCGTCGAGACGCCAGCAGACGACGAGACGACCACCGGCTGACCGTCGCGTTTCTCCGACCTGTGTTCGACGTCGACTGACGTCTCGATACCCGTTGTCCTCGCGACACGTTCGATTCCCGACACAGATTCGCCCCGCGGAGACGACGGCGACGCTCGAGATGGAGTAGAAATTACGTCCCGTGATCCCAGGAATCCATGTACTCGCGCTGGATGTCCGTCAGCGAGTCGAACTCGACGCCCTCGGCCTCGAGTTTGATCTCGGCGATCTCTTTGTCGAGTTCGTCCGGCACGTCGTGGACGCCCGCGTCGTACGCCTCGGGGTTCTCGAGCATCTCTCGCACACAGACGGCCTGGATACCGAAGCTCTGGTCCATCACCTCGACGGGGTGGCCCAGCGAGATCGGTGCGGCGAGGTTCACGAGTCGGCCCTCGGCGATGACGTTCAGCCGGCGGCCGTCCTCGAGTTCGTAGGCCTCGACGCCCTCGCGGGCTTCGTAGCGGTCGACCGCGAGGTCGTCGAGTGCGTCGAGGTCGATCTCGATGTCGAAGTGGCCCGCGTTCGCGAGCAAAACCCCGTCTTTCATCTGCTCGAAGTGTTCCTCGACGATGACGTCGCGGTTGCCCGTCGTCGTCAGGAAGACATCGCCGACCTCGGCGGCCTCGGCCATCGGCATGACCTCGTAGCCTTCCATGTGGGCCTCGAGGGCGCGCCGTGGCTCGACCTCGGTGACGATGACGTTTGCGTTCTGGCCGGCGGCCTTCTTCGCGACGCCTTTCCCACAGTAGCCGAAGCCGGAGACGACGACGTTCTTCCCGGCCCACGAGAGGTTCGTGGTCATGGCGATCGAGGCCAGCGAGGACTCGCCGGTGCCGTGGACATTGTCGAAGAGTCGCTTCATCGGCGTGTCGTTGACAGCGAAGACGGGATACTCGAGTGCGCCGTCGTCGTCCATCGCGCGCAGTCGGTGGACGCCGGTCGTCGTCTCTTCTGCGCCGCCGACGATGCCGTCGATCAGTTCGGGGTAGTCCTCGTGGATCGCGGCGACGAGGTCCATCCCATCGTCGACCGTGATCGTCGGCTCGTGGGCAATGACGGCCTCGATGGCCGCGTAGTACTCGTCGTCGTCGACGCCGCGTTTCGCGTAGCTGGTGATGTTGTCGTGGGCGTCCAGCGCGGCGGAGACGTCGTCGTGGGTCGAGAGGGGGTTACAGCCCGTGACGGCGACCTCGGCACCGCCCTCTGCGAGCGTCTCGACGAGAATCGCGGTCTTGGCCTCGACGTGCATCGCCATCGCGATGCGTTCGCCCTCGAATGGCTGGTCGGCGACGAACTCCTCGCGCACGGACTCGAGGATGGGCATGTGCTGGGCGGCCCAGTCCATCTTTCGCCGGCCCTCCTCGCGGGCGCTCTCGGCGTCGTCTACCTGTTCGCTGATCGGGGCATACGAACTCCCGGTCTCAGTCATGTCTCTATAGAGAGCGACCGGAGCCAAAACGGTACCGAAGCGGAGTCGCCGAGACGGTCGCTGTAATGCCGGCCCGGAACCGCCGTCGGTGACAGACCGTGCCCCTGACAGCGTGTCGCGTTCCGTTTCGTCGTCCGACGGCGGAGCGTGACGCGAGACCGGGTTAGTTACCGGGTGGACCGCCACCAGCGTGGTCCGGCGGACCGCCGCCACCGCTGGACGAGCTGCCACCGCTGGACGAGCTGCCACCGCTGGACGAGCTGCCACCGCTGGACGAACTACTGTCGTCGTTATCCGACGGGCCAGCGTGTCCGGGTGGACCCTGCCCACTTTCGTCGTCATCGTCGCCCGGCGGGCCAGCGTGTCCGGGTGGTCCCTGGGTGCTCTCGTTGTCACTGCCCGGCGGGCCAGCGTGTCCGGGTGGTCCCTGGGTGCTCTCGTTGTC contains:
- a CDS encoding universal stress protein — encoded protein: MAILAAIDETERSERVVEVANDLATTYDDPLVALHVVPDDEYRAHKESLEDIPGMEDFSLSQQADSAKRFAQQFVIETVDVDTERLRPRGRVGAVTDEILAEVDDLEPRYLVIGGRHRSPAGKVVFGSTAQRLLLDAGCPVVSQIVDGN
- a CDS encoding acyl-CoA dehydrogenase family protein, which gives rise to MGSALDYSKFEEGRGVNYWKLDRAIRRELRRIYTDEEFEWAEPRLTAFGEVVGHTIADNADYVDDHGPELESYDKHGEVQNRVRYPAELLETERLAYEHGIVADAFETPPDRDEPMPLSHNLAMQYLLSYADPGFDCPVAMTAGAALVLEKFDDGSLAAYYEALTSRDYEGLIEGAMFLTEKQGGSDVGAAETLAEYDDEADCWRLTGEKWFCSNIDAEGTLALARTPDAPEGTDGLSMFLVPHADPDRSDGPWTKGDRLEDGPLSPGEVNDQRYRRLKDKLGTISVPTGAVEFGGAKASLVGEEERGFEQMTEMLNLERLSNAAASCGIIARALLESKIHAANREAFGETIDQYPLMREDLVDMTVDHEAATAYVFEVARLFSERERAERAGDTADDTYRLMRLLIPIAKLRTARMAVDTASYAMEVQGGNGYVNDFVTNRLLRDAQVLPIWEGTENILSLDVLRALEREDAHEPFRAAVEERLESVSHPALEDAAETVEAEFRDLETALVTLAGEDAEYAQLSAKRLSHYVFDVFTAALLLEEAQIEIEDGDGRLALVANRFVTNELEKREARGMTGGDRFVLEAFDAVVHHEPTDYESLLDRQEEV
- a CDS encoding SWIM zinc finger family protein, with product MKTNASPKAPLPVPSTDHLEKRSLRARTEPMSVLPLGDGLYEIESASDSTYLVDLEAGRCTCPDHVFRGVRCKHVRRIAIEITEGRTPPPGEISLECHDCDAPVFVEEDEAVEPAYCDEHAIWPGDVVRDRETGDRLTVVDVSPYRADAVSISEAVTTVADYPTNEGYDPDVPVVGAVYPHATVKRNGVVPSSLTVYVFPRTRLTTASDRS
- a CDS encoding CPBP family intramembrane glutamic endopeptidase, translating into METSTRPVDVERDGAPVRSMLVAIGLTVFGLAVVPQVTTIPAFVADPALLEAVQTGEYGETSLLGRTVFMALNFVGMALAGLIYLLWTDRGLSWIDLRVPTKRDWIYVLVGSVGSIAFLYVVSFLYGLLGVPAADSQVVDIVGGDPTMVLIMIAIVFLFNAPAEEFLFRNVIQKRLYEAFSPMQAVLVASVIFALVHFPMYALAGSTVATLASLVIMFGGSVIFGYVYVKADNLLVPTLAHAALNAFQFVLLYASMVYGLDEEIATSMLVDVVAFAPL
- the hjc gene encoding Holliday junction resolvase Hjc — its product is MSQAKGDRRERELVNALDEAGFAVMRAPASGSATERELPDVLAGDGETFYAIEAKSSSGDPIYLTGEEVEALTYFAQNFGAKPRIGVRFDRENWYFFHPADLHVTDGGNYRVKKETAIAEGTDFPEFVGESEKVTLNELSSDDDGPDEDVLRVLNAVKQETMAVEEAAELLE
- a CDS encoding PAS domain-containing protein; protein product: MFRGLVSSRGDGSVASPRERRIVEVGSWLVAAIAVVSFALAVTWETALPLDPVGPETLALTAGSGPSRSAVLDRLTEEIRSVVETIDETDEAGALERRDVEIDLEVDGDEQLAELSGAVDDLTALLYERRQRLVATERDRRTIDRLVADGDAPSGDIIEAVLEVARERLALEAGVAARVAEDGDGVRIRESESESAASAAVPEAQFRWILRERLFESTDESVVFTSVDDGYHSGSPDEEVEWYVGGRIEVDGELQGGVCFVGHEPRDAITPSERSFLEFVCRRLGRVFEREEYERKRRFKERVLEAAPIGITITDPRHPDDPIVYANDAFEEMTGYAESECRGRNCRFLQGRETDSEAVRELREAIAAAEPTTVELRNYRKDGSEFWNRVSVAPIEDDQGAVVNFVEFQEDVTERKERAQELRKQKRKLSSLMSNVPGIVYRCRNEPAWPFEFVSEGATELTGYEPEALVEGDVHWAEDVLVGDNDELWHTIQEAVSGRDPYQVTYQIETADGDRRWLSEQGHGVFDEENLDHLEGVVIDITPQVESKRELRRTRALLEQSQRVADVGGWELGVTDGQYDAQWSAQTARIHGVDPGADIDYERLVEYYHPDDRPKLERAIERALEDGESYDLELRIDRPDGDRRWVRAIGEPIVAGRHTDHDDHRVLLRGSVQDITDQKERERELERTRALLEQSQRVADVGGWELDVSEEPSELEWTDETARIYGLDADFDPDLEAALGYYSPDDRSHVEQALERAIEEGKSYDLELQLVRDDGERRWVRAIGEPVVEDGGVVAVRGSIQDVTDQKEREKDLERTQAFLERIQQMASIGGWELDLRTEPREATWTEELYRIHGMQKDAEPDLAAAIDQYHPDDRDDVWKTLETAIENETVYDLEARMQPTADDLRWVRGFGAPVFDDGELVKYQGALQEITGLKRRELALESLHEATRRLLGAETVDEVADQVVAAAEDVLEAAAIALYGLDSDVNRLVPISHTDAFDQLSSDDPSTDAGNSDSVLWNVFATGAQTVVDDPEAFDRSDVFENGIESAVVVPIGDHGVFTVASRSGLADAEARRLIETLVATAEAAFDRLESEASLRERDAELEARNRHLRRQITVTETIRRINQSLIGAASRDEIERTVPERLVENDDIAFAWIATAKAEGGPLDPRSYAGSHEDYLDAISLGSATSSEPAARTVRTGETTVVENVVDQLQQEPWRKQALDAGFQSAISVPLAVEEYSYGVLTVYATAPDAFTSLERTVFSELGEAIANAITATETREALHAETAVELTLEVNDSSDVLSRIASVTDARVEYEGLGTHSGEETLLFFETRGVEPEAVTAVLEGLVSVSQYRLLSVGERDGDDEGDTCRFETLVTGSSVASQLVRYGGSPRSIRANGDETVVTVDVPTGADVREFAEMLTEQYGEADLLRRRHVERPMYSRRELVDALFESLTDRQLEVLRTAYFAGFFEWPRESTGQEVAEMLEVSQPTVNRHLRVGQGRLFAQLFEEEPTSLESE